The following coding sequences lie in one Helicoverpa zea isolate HzStark_Cry1AcR chromosome 14, ilHelZeax1.1, whole genome shotgun sequence genomic window:
- the LOC124636660 gene encoding uncharacterized protein LOC124636660, with amino-acid sequence MSKFTCLLLCVVAVSLSKVHATEEEKEAIRAAVRPIMEACGKEHGVTLDDLKAAKAAHSADGIKPCFQSCVYKKAGIFNDNGEYDIANAKTKLQKFVTNDEEYARIAAVGKTCASVNDKPVTDGAAGCDRAALLTACFLEHRAQYNMSKFTFFVLCVVAVSLTKVHASDEDKAKLHEALKPLVEECMKDHEVSLDDLKAAKEAQSADGVKPCFLACVYKKAEVLNDKGEFDADHALEKLKEFVSDEDVLAKVAEVGNTCKAVNDKAVSDGDAGCERAALLTACFLEHKAEILV; translated from the exons ATGTCTAAGTTCACTTGCTTGCTTCTGTGCGTCGTGGCTGTGAGCTTGAGCAAAGTTCAT GCCACAGAAGAGGAGAAGGAGGCTATCCGTGCGGCTGTGAGGCCTATTATGGAAGCATGCGGTAAGGAGCACGGAGTTACCCTGGATGACCTGAAGGCCGCTAAGGCTGCACACAGCGCTGACGGCATCAAGCCCTGCTTCCAGAGCTGTGTCTACAAGAAAGCTGGAATT TTCAACGACAACGGTGAATACGACATTGCCAACGCTAAGACCAAGCTCCAGAAGTTCGTGACCAATGATGAGGAGTACGCCAGAATTGCTGCCGTTGGCAAGACATGCGCTTCAG TGAATGACAAGCCTGTGACCGATGGAGCCGCTGGATGCGATAGGGCTGCGCTGTTGACCGCATGTTTCTTAGAACACAGGGCTCAG TACAACATGTCTAAGTTTACTTTTTTCGTTTTGTGTGTTGTAGCTGTAAGCTTAACCAAGGTTCAT GCCAGTGATGAAGATAAAGCGAAGCTACATGAAGCCCTGAAGCCTCTTGTAGAGGAGTGCATGAAGGACCATGAAGTTAGTCTTGATGACCTAAAAGCTGCCAAGGAGGCACAAAGCGCAGACGGAGTCAAGCCCTGCTTCTTAGCTTGTGTGTACAAGAAAGCTGAAGTt cTTAATGACAAAGGCGAATTCGATGCGGACCACGCTCTAGAAAAATTGAAAGAGTTTGTGAGTGATGaagacgttttagcaaaagtcgCTGAAGTTGGAAACACCTGCAAAGCAG tgAATGACAAGGCCGTGAGTGATGGAGATGCTGGTTGCGAGAGGGCCGCACTACTGACAGCATGCTTCTTGGAGCACAAAGCTGAG ATACTCGTCTAA
- the LOC124636277 gene encoding uncharacterized protein LOC124636277, whose product MEPFDTDRFITEINNRPATWNSLLPEYSNKVLKRNAWDELCQIFYNNFNEKTSKEKNLAVIELQRKWKSIKDAYKRDKAKNNNCSSGSGAKPRRPYIYSNLLTFLDPLYEIRSPSQNDDAALGNNQDCDFQKPHSPKKSKKTPKHEDPQDKLYEALTANLKQSKEANNTILSENPDILFLISLAKDFSAIKEEFKLEAKADMINLIRKYKNMGHSSRILNENRYQGAFQYEHQYGYQSGYQSESGYQSEFQPQYPSNQSAPRNESVSSLQNLDSNESVTNDSDIISDMYDDIE is encoded by the exons ATGGAACCCTTCGACACCGACCGCTTTataacagaaataaacaatCGTCCAGCTACATGGAATTCACTACTGCCCGAATATTCAAACAAAGTGTTAAAAAGAAATGCTTGGGATGAATTGTGCCaaattttttataacaattttaatgaaaaaaccaGTAAGGAAAAAAACCTGGCAG tcATTGAACTTCAAAGAAAATGGAAGAGCATTAAGGACGCTTATAAAAGAGACAAGGCGAAGAACAATAACTGTTCCAGTGGATCTGGAGCTAAACCTAGAAGACCCTACATATATTCCAATTTGCTAACTTTTTTAGACCCGCTTTACGAAATAAGATCTCCAAGTCAAAATGATGATGCAGCACTGGGGAATAACCAAGACTGTGATTTTCAAAAACCACATTCACCAAAGAAGTCTAAAAAGACTCCAAAACATGAAGACCCACAAGACAAATTGTATGAAGCACTGACAGCAAATCTCAAACAGTCTAAGGAAGcgaataatacaattttatctgAAAATCCCGACATACTGTTCTTAATTTCGTTAGCTAAAGATTTTTCTGCTATCAAAGAGGAATTTAAGTTAGAGGCCAAAGCTGATATGATAAATTTAattcgtaaatataaaaatatgggaCACTCATCGAGAATATTGAATGAAAATAGATACCAAGGTGCATTTCAATATGAACATCAGTATGGATACCAGTCTGGATATCAGTCTGAATCTGGATATCAGTCTGAATTTCAACCACAATATCCAAGTAATCAATCAGCGCCAAGAAACGAATCTGTCAGTTCACTTCAAAATTTAGATAGCAATGAATCGGTTACAAATGACTCCGATATCATATCTGACATGTATGATGATATTGAATAA
- the LOC124636285 gene encoding uncharacterized protein LOC124636285 — protein sequence MSKFSGLVLCAVAATFISVASGESLSESLKPVIEKCSKEHGVTDADIQAAKAKGSSDGINPCFLFCVFQNAGIFDAKGQYDAATGLKNLRQIVKDNDQYKNLEHAFTDCSKIRDKPVSDAAGCEKGVHLAVCLLEHKTSILI from the exons ATGTCTAAGTTTTCTGGTCTCGTTTTGTGCGCGGTGGCTGCAACCTTCATCAGt GTTGCTAGCGGCGAGTCTCTGAGCGAATCTCTGAAGCCAGTCATAGAGAAGTGCTCCAAGGAGCATGGCGTGACTGACGCTGACATCCAAGCAGCCAAGGCCAAAGGCAGCTCCGATGGCATCAACCCTTGCTTCCTATTCTGCGTGTTCCAGAATGCTGGAATT TTTGATGCTAAAGGACAATACGACGCGGCCACCGGTCTGAAAAACCTGAGGCAGATTGTGAAGGACAACGATCAATACAAAAACTTAGAACATGCCTTCACTGATTGTTCCAAAA ttAGGGATAAGCCCGTGAGCGATGCGGCTGGCTGCGAGAAGGGAGTGCATCTGGCAGTTTGCTTGTTGGAACACAAGACTAGC atcctcatctaA